The Flavobacteriales bacterium genomic sequence TTTCTGGCAGCCGGTCCGTTCATACAGATCACTCCACTACCCCTTTCTCCCTTGATGACGTATGTTTCCAAACGTTCACCATTATTGATATTCAGCACCTGAACCTTCTCGTTCTCGATGAGGTTGGCTGCATCCATAAGGTCTTCATCAATGGTAATGCTTCCTACGTAGTGCAGGTTCGCTTCCGTCACAGTTACCTTATGGATCTTTGATTTGACGATCTCAATAGTCATGGTGCAAAAGTAGTCAATTTGAGAATGTCCGTGTAAGAAGTTATTGATGCGTAAATGCCAGGGTGACAATACTGATTGTGCATCCGGGAATACGTTGCAAAACCTGTCCGCATGCTTCCAGGGTCGCACCGGTGGTTACAACATCATCCACCAGAAGGATATGCTTGTTGATGAGTGGATCAGGATCGTTTACTACAAAGGCATCTTCAACATTTTGCCAACGGGCGAACCTGGATTTACGTGTTTGACTTCTGGCACCGGTGATCCTTTGCATATGCCCGTCATAAATTTCGCACATCATTGTTTCAGCCATGCCGTCTGCCAGACAGCGGCTTTGATTAAATCCTCTTTTTTTGTGCCGTTCCGGTGTGAGTGGTACGGGCAATATTCCGTCTACCTGCCATCCGGCCTGCTTTAATGCATGTCCCA encodes the following:
- a CDS encoding aspartate 1-decarboxylase, which translates into the protein MTIEIVKSKIHKVTVTEANLHYVGSITIDEDLMDAANLIENEKVQVLNINNGERLETYVIKGERGSGVICMNGPAARKVTVGDVIIVISYAQMLFEDAKKFKPSLIFPETATNRLT
- a CDS encoding ComF family protein, translating into MAFVKHLKQVQVKEWGSDLLSLFYPEACPGCGKTLLKGEKPLCLPCRLHLPRTNFESLTDHHVSRIFWGRLQVNRAMAYLHFEKHGIVRRLVHSIKYHNDTTLGHWLGREMGHALKQAGWQVDGILPVPLTPERHKKRGFNQSRCLADGMAETMMCEIYDGHMQRITGARSQTRKSRFARWQNVEDAFVVNDPDPLINKHILLVDDVVTTGATLEACGQVLQRIPGCTISIVTLAFTHQ